One segment of Engraulis encrasicolus isolate BLACKSEA-1 chromosome 7, IST_EnEncr_1.0, whole genome shotgun sequence DNA contains the following:
- the zgc:77151 gene encoding mucin-5AC isoform X2 produces the protein MYKTAMEQNGSQWLGAPSCSRGSFAFYKSVSCRGGPAELEGGSSPGGPGRVWKLGGFYFVRCSPQEPVCIAEVTLLWEDQTQRHLLASSRLYFLPEDTPRGRTRDHGEDEVIAVSKRIVVRVDDLAKWACTEPPLWRSGRVNGSHQLGTTSPSSDAEQSKENTQGDGVGVRVLSYPQYCRYRSLRKRVEELGGSASAWQQEDPHLKTLEDIRASMVQQNTRVLYCRDIFTHPTLNNNTSVLAQLGWPSLRLKGRPRKRRGIYARIPEQSDLPQGEGWKEQMNDTVLGDAELQWSGGWMQHPEQQLFLDQLFSFMERRGSPIGKVPNLGFKKIDLFLMYNVVKKLGGYDNVTNQRMWKTVYNELGGSPGSTSAATCTRRHYERLMLPFEQSLCSGSKPASAQVVLPKRPRGRPPLHLQKKNSLPPPAPTPKPPVVTVDGVVVVKRGRGRPPGRRKLMAARANSNNNQQGSTPLQPAPPPSQVKAAPPIPTQGPDAPLPSPALPNSTLFQAQVSTPTSATSTPPLAPQSNSIKQETEVVPTTPQLGRPVTRFNGVPRATSSRNASESATSKLSSGPSQTLSGALAPTMPKSSSVSQAELAPPAPSASKSAGFSQGSSPTAAAAPAAAVVVVGSSSSPTVFSPTKGLCPLDLFRTKMGLGAMAQALDSASSRLHVPSPSPSSVSRHPVTPSGPGTSSPTSTPTPTSTSTPVRPADAQPSPALQHQRSGSCTNDQGVLVEVGPSAAAAVLQPQPQPQPQPQRSQPPLRILPLELGCSLQVRQLMLNSLSSEHVQCFTKRLSEALADAGPTPQAPPSQTQTHLPQSLPPSATPSCSLALASPPNPSAPITSSPQGEQAQPLNLTMWGAYKRPADGGDHPEGHRDGDDNGPRPPVAKLSRLDKDGLPLMHNVGGVFRFPLFQDQPADLSLPCRLRAILRDSRCLSAKSPDRSERHRHSTPLRAESTPLRAESTPMKLESTPLQTESTGIDPLDPSCRTEVSSRAVEEVQGGAVGLVDGAPVEVKEEGGGVSPGGVLHSGGGDGSGGTPMEVDSSSSSSSSSKEAADVPSTQRNGATDRGAALENRADVSRVGHGELSNGKAGASGDQEMLTNGDLASKCSHEELANGQSDAQAGDGVQAAGRPDIQDCHMPRTNGDRDTDHEHVASANGHSDARDEQMQLASEHPDICNDHIALANRQSDAHDAQDELANGHSDACTEHLPLVNGDASTEIKASDNGDLDAHDEQLQLANGHSDVHDEEIELANGEPDACEESMLFANGDSDAHNKLMALASGDSDVHEDEDHETYTEGSFISLVLPESPPHSHCNSISNTLLS, from the exons TGGTTAGGTGCTCCCAGCTGCTCTCGAGGCTCCTTTGCCTTCTACAAGTCTGTGAGCTGCAGAGGGGGACCTGCTGAGTTGGAGGGGGGCAGCAGCCCTGGGGGCCCTGGGCGGGTGTGGAAGCTGGGGGGCTTCTACTTTGTTCGCTGCAGCCCCCAGGAGCCGGTGTGCATCGCCGAGGTCACTTTGCTGTGGGAGGACCAGACACAGCGCCATCTGCTGGCCAGCTCCAGACTCTACTTCCTACCTGAGGACACGCCCAGGGGCAGGACCAGGGAccatggagag GACGAGGTGATTGCGGTGTCCAAGAGGATTGTGGTGCGCGTAGACGACTTGGCCAAATGGGCCTGCACAGAGCCCCCACTGTGGAGGAGCGGCCGGGTGAATGGCAGCCACCAGCTCGGAACCACTTCCCCCTCCTCAGACGCAGAGCAGTCAAAGGAGAACACACAAG gTGATGGCGTGGGCGTGCGAGTGCTCAGCTACCCGCAGTACTGCCGCTACCGCTCGCTGCGGAAGCGCGTGGAGGAGCTGGGCGGGTCGGCGTCGGCGTGGCAACAGGAGGATCCCCACCTGAAGACGCTGGAGGACATCCGTGCATCCATGGTGCAGCAGAACACGCGCGTCCTCTACTGCAGAGACATCTTCACTCACCCCACACTCAACAACAACACCAGCGTACTGGCACAGCTAG GATGGCCGTCTCTGCGTTTGAAAGGCAGGCCCCGTAAGCGACGTGGCATCTATGCCAGGATCCCTGAGCAGTCTGACCTTCCAcagggagaggggtggaaagagcagatgaat GACACGGTGCTGGGCGATGCGGAGCTGCAGTGGTCGGGCGGCTGGATGCAGCATCCCGAGCAGCAGCTGTTCCTGGATCAGCTGTTCAGCTTCATGGAGCGACGCGGGTCCCCCATCGGCAAGGTGCCCAATCTGGGCTTCAAAAAGA TTGACCTTTTCCTCATGTACAACGTGGTCAAGAAGCTTGGAGGCTATGACAAT GTGACTAACCAGCGGATGTGGAAGACTGTGTACAATGAGCTGGGTGGAAGTCCCGGCAGCACCAGTGCCGCCACCTGCACTAGGAGACACTACGAGAG GCTTATGCTGCCCTTTGAGCAGTCCCTGTGTAGTGGTTCCAAGCCTGCTTCGGCCCAGGTGGTGTTACCCAAGAGGCCCAGGGGGCGCCCTCCGCTCCACCTGCAGAAGAAGAACAGCCTCCCACCTCCAGCACCTACCCCCAAACCCCCA gtaGTGACTgtggatggggtggtggtggtgaagaggggaagagggcgaCCCCCAGGCCGGCGGAAACTCATGGCAGCCAGggccaacagcaacaacaaccaaCAAGGCAGCACCCCCCTGCAGCCCGCACCTCCACCCAGCCAAGTGAAGGCTGCTCCTCCCATTCCCACTCAGGGTCCAGATGCCCCTCTCCCATCTCCAGCCCTCCCCAACAGCACCCTCTTTCAAGCTCAGGTCTCCACCCCCACCTCGGCCACGTCCACCCCTCCCTTGGCCCCTCAGTCTAACTCCATAAAGCAGGAGACTGAGGTAGTACCCACTACCCCCCAACTTGGGCGCCCTGTGACCCGGTTCAATGGTGTCCCGCGAGCGACCTCCTCCCGCAACGCATCAGAGTCGGCCACTTCCAAACTCAGTAGTGGGCCCTCGCAAACATTATCCGGTGCCTTGGCACCTACCATGCCCAAATCCAGTAGCGTCTCCCAGGCTGAACTAGCGCCCCCAGCCCCAAGTGCATCCAAGTCGGCTGGTTTCTCCCAGGGTTCCTCCCCCACTGCCGCTgcggccccagcagcagcagtagtagtggtggGCAGCAGCTCGTCGCCTACAGTCTTCAGCCCCACCAAGGGCCTCTGCCCCCTGGACCTGTTCAGGACTAAGATGGGCCTGGGAGCCATGGCCCAAGCCCTGGACTCTGCCTCCTCCAGGCTTCAcgtcccttctccctctccgtctTCGGTGAGTAGGCACCCTGTGACCCCCAGTGGCCCAGGGACCTCcagccccacctccacccccacccctacctcaACTTCCACCCCAGTCAGGCCCGCAGACGCCCAGCCTTCTCCCGCTCTCCAGCACCAGCGCTCTGGGTCCTGCACTAATGACCAAGGGGTCCTGGTTGAAGTTggaccatcagcagcagcagcagtattgcagccccagccccagccccagccccagcctcagcggTCCCAGCCTCCCCTCCGTATCCTCCCCCTGGAGCTGGGCTGCAGCCTGCAGGTGCGGCAGCTGATGCTGAACAGCCTGAGCTCCGAGCACGTGCAGTGCTTCACCAAGCGGCTGTCGGAGGCGCTGGCGGATGCGGGACCAACACCCCAAGCACCAccgtcacagacacagacgcacctACCCCAGTCATTGCCGCCTTCAGCGACCCCCAGCTGCTCCTTGGCGCTTGCCTCCCCACCGAACCCGTCTGCACCGATCACGTCATCACCGCAGGGCGAACAGGCCCAGCCGCTCAACCTCACCATGTGGGGTGCATACAAGAGGCCTGCTGACGGGGGGGACCACCCGGAGGGACACCGTGACGGCGATGACAATGGCCCTCGGCCTCCCGTGGCCAAGCTGTCCAGACTGGACAAGGACGGGCTCCCGCTGATGCACAACGTGGGCGGCGTCTTCCGCTTCCCGCTGTTCCAGGACCAGCCGGCGGACCTCAGCCTGCCCTGCCGTCTCCGCGCCATCCTCCGGGACAGCCGCTGCCTCTCCGCCAAGAGTCCCGATCGCTCAGAGCGCCACCGGCATTCCACCCCGTTACGAGCGGAATCCACCCCGTTACGAGCGGAATCCACCCCGATGAAGTTGGAGTCCACCCCGTTACAGACAGAATCCACCGGCATTGATCCTCTGGACCCCTCCTGCAGGACAGAAGTCTCGTCTAGAGCTGTTGAAGAGGTACAAGGAGGTGCAGTGGGCCTCGTAGACGGAGCTCCGGTGGAGGTGAAAGAGGAAGGTGGCGGGGTGTCTCCTGGGGGAGTGCTGCATTCAGGAGGAGGTGACGGGTCAGGTGGGACTCCCATGGAggtggacagcagcagcagcagcagcagcagcagcaaggagGCTGCAGACGTTCCCAGCACACAGCGTAACGGTGCCACAGACAGGGGTGCTGCCTTGGAAAATAGGGCAGATGTGTCTCGGGTGGGCCATGGAGAGCTGTCCAATGGGAAGGCGGGTGCCTCTGGTGATCAGGAAATGTTGACCAATGGGGATTTAGCCTCTAAGTGCAGTCACGAGGAACTAGCCAATGGACAGTCGGATGCTCAGGCTGGTGATGGAGTACAGGCTGCTGGGAGGCCAGACATTCAAGACTGCCATATGCCACGGACCAATGGGGATCGAGATACTGATCATGAACACGTGGCGTCGGCCAATGGGCATTCAGATGCACGTGATGAACAAATGCAATTAGCTAGTGAGCATCCAGACATTTGTAATGACCACATAGCGTTGGCCAACAGGCAATCAGACGCTCATGATGCACAAGATGAATTAGCCAATGGGCATTCAGATGCTTGTACTGAGCACTTGCCATTGGTCAATGGAGATGCTTCTACTGAAATCAAGGCATCGGACAATGGGGATTTAGATGCTCATGACGAACAATTACAATTAGCCAACGGGCATTCGGATGTTCATGACGAAGAAATTGAATTAGCCAACGGGGAGCCAGATGCCTGTGAGGAAAGCATGCTATTTGCCAATGGGGACTCGGATGCTCACAATAAGCTCATGGCGTTAGCTAGTGGGGACTCGGACGTTCATGAAGATGAAGATCATGAGACATACACGGAGGGATCCTTCATTTCACTCGTCTTGCCAGAGTCTCCTCCCCACAGCCACTGTAACTCCATCTCCAACACACTTTTAAGTTAA
- the zgc:77151 gene encoding mucin-5AC isoform X1 → MYKTAMEQNGSQWLGAPSCSRGSFAFYKSVSCRGGPAELEGGSSPGGPGRVWKLGGFYFVRCSPQEPVCIAEVTLLWEDQTQRHLLASSRLYFLPEDTPRGRTRDHGEDEVIAVSKRIVVRVDDLAKWACTEPPLWRSGRVNGSHQLGTTSPSSDAEQSKENTQGDGVGVRVLSYPQYCRYRSLRKRVEELGGSASAWQQEDPHLKTLEDIRASMVQQNTRVLYCRDIFTHPTLNNNTSVLAQLGWPSLRLKGRPRKRRGIYARIPEQSDLPQGEGWKEQMNDTVLGDAELQWSGGWMQHPEQQLFLDQLFSFMERRGSPIGKVPNLGFKKIDLFLMYNVVKKLGGYDNVTNQRMWKTVYNELGGSPGSTSAATCTRRHYERLMLPFEQSLCSGSKPASAQVVLPKRPRGRPPLHLQKKNSLPPPAPTPKPPQVVTVDGVVVVKRGRGRPPGRRKLMAARANSNNNQQGSTPLQPAPPPSQVKAAPPIPTQGPDAPLPSPALPNSTLFQAQVSTPTSATSTPPLAPQSNSIKQETEVVPTTPQLGRPVTRFNGVPRATSSRNASESATSKLSSGPSQTLSGALAPTMPKSSSVSQAELAPPAPSASKSAGFSQGSSPTAAAAPAAAVVVVGSSSSPTVFSPTKGLCPLDLFRTKMGLGAMAQALDSASSRLHVPSPSPSSVSRHPVTPSGPGTSSPTSTPTPTSTSTPVRPADAQPSPALQHQRSGSCTNDQGVLVEVGPSAAAAVLQPQPQPQPQPQRSQPPLRILPLELGCSLQVRQLMLNSLSSEHVQCFTKRLSEALADAGPTPQAPPSQTQTHLPQSLPPSATPSCSLALASPPNPSAPITSSPQGEQAQPLNLTMWGAYKRPADGGDHPEGHRDGDDNGPRPPVAKLSRLDKDGLPLMHNVGGVFRFPLFQDQPADLSLPCRLRAILRDSRCLSAKSPDRSERHRHSTPLRAESTPLRAESTPMKLESTPLQTESTGIDPLDPSCRTEVSSRAVEEVQGGAVGLVDGAPVEVKEEGGGVSPGGVLHSGGGDGSGGTPMEVDSSSSSSSSSKEAADVPSTQRNGATDRGAALENRADVSRVGHGELSNGKAGASGDQEMLTNGDLASKCSHEELANGQSDAQAGDGVQAAGRPDIQDCHMPRTNGDRDTDHEHVASANGHSDARDEQMQLASEHPDICNDHIALANRQSDAHDAQDELANGHSDACTEHLPLVNGDASTEIKASDNGDLDAHDEQLQLANGHSDVHDEEIELANGEPDACEESMLFANGDSDAHNKLMALASGDSDVHEDEDHETYTEGSFISLVLPESPPHSHCNSISNTLLS, encoded by the exons TGGTTAGGTGCTCCCAGCTGCTCTCGAGGCTCCTTTGCCTTCTACAAGTCTGTGAGCTGCAGAGGGGGACCTGCTGAGTTGGAGGGGGGCAGCAGCCCTGGGGGCCCTGGGCGGGTGTGGAAGCTGGGGGGCTTCTACTTTGTTCGCTGCAGCCCCCAGGAGCCGGTGTGCATCGCCGAGGTCACTTTGCTGTGGGAGGACCAGACACAGCGCCATCTGCTGGCCAGCTCCAGACTCTACTTCCTACCTGAGGACACGCCCAGGGGCAGGACCAGGGAccatggagag GACGAGGTGATTGCGGTGTCCAAGAGGATTGTGGTGCGCGTAGACGACTTGGCCAAATGGGCCTGCACAGAGCCCCCACTGTGGAGGAGCGGCCGGGTGAATGGCAGCCACCAGCTCGGAACCACTTCCCCCTCCTCAGACGCAGAGCAGTCAAAGGAGAACACACAAG gTGATGGCGTGGGCGTGCGAGTGCTCAGCTACCCGCAGTACTGCCGCTACCGCTCGCTGCGGAAGCGCGTGGAGGAGCTGGGCGGGTCGGCGTCGGCGTGGCAACAGGAGGATCCCCACCTGAAGACGCTGGAGGACATCCGTGCATCCATGGTGCAGCAGAACACGCGCGTCCTCTACTGCAGAGACATCTTCACTCACCCCACACTCAACAACAACACCAGCGTACTGGCACAGCTAG GATGGCCGTCTCTGCGTTTGAAAGGCAGGCCCCGTAAGCGACGTGGCATCTATGCCAGGATCCCTGAGCAGTCTGACCTTCCAcagggagaggggtggaaagagcagatgaat GACACGGTGCTGGGCGATGCGGAGCTGCAGTGGTCGGGCGGCTGGATGCAGCATCCCGAGCAGCAGCTGTTCCTGGATCAGCTGTTCAGCTTCATGGAGCGACGCGGGTCCCCCATCGGCAAGGTGCCCAATCTGGGCTTCAAAAAGA TTGACCTTTTCCTCATGTACAACGTGGTCAAGAAGCTTGGAGGCTATGACAAT GTGACTAACCAGCGGATGTGGAAGACTGTGTACAATGAGCTGGGTGGAAGTCCCGGCAGCACCAGTGCCGCCACCTGCACTAGGAGACACTACGAGAG GCTTATGCTGCCCTTTGAGCAGTCCCTGTGTAGTGGTTCCAAGCCTGCTTCGGCCCAGGTGGTGTTACCCAAGAGGCCCAGGGGGCGCCCTCCGCTCCACCTGCAGAAGAAGAACAGCCTCCCACCTCCAGCACCTACCCCCAAACCCCCA caggtaGTGACTgtggatggggtggtggtggtgaagaggggaagagggcgaCCCCCAGGCCGGCGGAAACTCATGGCAGCCAGggccaacagcaacaacaaccaaCAAGGCAGCACCCCCCTGCAGCCCGCACCTCCACCCAGCCAAGTGAAGGCTGCTCCTCCCATTCCCACTCAGGGTCCAGATGCCCCTCTCCCATCTCCAGCCCTCCCCAACAGCACCCTCTTTCAAGCTCAGGTCTCCACCCCCACCTCGGCCACGTCCACCCCTCCCTTGGCCCCTCAGTCTAACTCCATAAAGCAGGAGACTGAGGTAGTACCCACTACCCCCCAACTTGGGCGCCCTGTGACCCGGTTCAATGGTGTCCCGCGAGCGACCTCCTCCCGCAACGCATCAGAGTCGGCCACTTCCAAACTCAGTAGTGGGCCCTCGCAAACATTATCCGGTGCCTTGGCACCTACCATGCCCAAATCCAGTAGCGTCTCCCAGGCTGAACTAGCGCCCCCAGCCCCAAGTGCATCCAAGTCGGCTGGTTTCTCCCAGGGTTCCTCCCCCACTGCCGCTgcggccccagcagcagcagtagtagtggtggGCAGCAGCTCGTCGCCTACAGTCTTCAGCCCCACCAAGGGCCTCTGCCCCCTGGACCTGTTCAGGACTAAGATGGGCCTGGGAGCCATGGCCCAAGCCCTGGACTCTGCCTCCTCCAGGCTTCAcgtcccttctccctctccgtctTCGGTGAGTAGGCACCCTGTGACCCCCAGTGGCCCAGGGACCTCcagccccacctccacccccacccctacctcaACTTCCACCCCAGTCAGGCCCGCAGACGCCCAGCCTTCTCCCGCTCTCCAGCACCAGCGCTCTGGGTCCTGCACTAATGACCAAGGGGTCCTGGTTGAAGTTggaccatcagcagcagcagcagtattgcagccccagccccagccccagccccagcctcagcggTCCCAGCCTCCCCTCCGTATCCTCCCCCTGGAGCTGGGCTGCAGCCTGCAGGTGCGGCAGCTGATGCTGAACAGCCTGAGCTCCGAGCACGTGCAGTGCTTCACCAAGCGGCTGTCGGAGGCGCTGGCGGATGCGGGACCAACACCCCAAGCACCAccgtcacagacacagacgcacctACCCCAGTCATTGCCGCCTTCAGCGACCCCCAGCTGCTCCTTGGCGCTTGCCTCCCCACCGAACCCGTCTGCACCGATCACGTCATCACCGCAGGGCGAACAGGCCCAGCCGCTCAACCTCACCATGTGGGGTGCATACAAGAGGCCTGCTGACGGGGGGGACCACCCGGAGGGACACCGTGACGGCGATGACAATGGCCCTCGGCCTCCCGTGGCCAAGCTGTCCAGACTGGACAAGGACGGGCTCCCGCTGATGCACAACGTGGGCGGCGTCTTCCGCTTCCCGCTGTTCCAGGACCAGCCGGCGGACCTCAGCCTGCCCTGCCGTCTCCGCGCCATCCTCCGGGACAGCCGCTGCCTCTCCGCCAAGAGTCCCGATCGCTCAGAGCGCCACCGGCATTCCACCCCGTTACGAGCGGAATCCACCCCGTTACGAGCGGAATCCACCCCGATGAAGTTGGAGTCCACCCCGTTACAGACAGAATCCACCGGCATTGATCCTCTGGACCCCTCCTGCAGGACAGAAGTCTCGTCTAGAGCTGTTGAAGAGGTACAAGGAGGTGCAGTGGGCCTCGTAGACGGAGCTCCGGTGGAGGTGAAAGAGGAAGGTGGCGGGGTGTCTCCTGGGGGAGTGCTGCATTCAGGAGGAGGTGACGGGTCAGGTGGGACTCCCATGGAggtggacagcagcagcagcagcagcagcagcagcaaggagGCTGCAGACGTTCCCAGCACACAGCGTAACGGTGCCACAGACAGGGGTGCTGCCTTGGAAAATAGGGCAGATGTGTCTCGGGTGGGCCATGGAGAGCTGTCCAATGGGAAGGCGGGTGCCTCTGGTGATCAGGAAATGTTGACCAATGGGGATTTAGCCTCTAAGTGCAGTCACGAGGAACTAGCCAATGGACAGTCGGATGCTCAGGCTGGTGATGGAGTACAGGCTGCTGGGAGGCCAGACATTCAAGACTGCCATATGCCACGGACCAATGGGGATCGAGATACTGATCATGAACACGTGGCGTCGGCCAATGGGCATTCAGATGCACGTGATGAACAAATGCAATTAGCTAGTGAGCATCCAGACATTTGTAATGACCACATAGCGTTGGCCAACAGGCAATCAGACGCTCATGATGCACAAGATGAATTAGCCAATGGGCATTCAGATGCTTGTACTGAGCACTTGCCATTGGTCAATGGAGATGCTTCTACTGAAATCAAGGCATCGGACAATGGGGATTTAGATGCTCATGACGAACAATTACAATTAGCCAACGGGCATTCGGATGTTCATGACGAAGAAATTGAATTAGCCAACGGGGAGCCAGATGCCTGTGAGGAAAGCATGCTATTTGCCAATGGGGACTCGGATGCTCACAATAAGCTCATGGCGTTAGCTAGTGGGGACTCGGACGTTCATGAAGATGAAGATCATGAGACATACACGGAGGGATCCTTCATTTCACTCGTCTTGCCAGAGTCTCCTCCCCACAGCCACTGTAACTCCATCTCCAACACACTTTTAAGTTAA